From one Paenibacillus terrae HPL-003 genomic stretch:
- the gtfA gene encoding sucrose phosphorylase, translating to MSIKNEIMLITYADSMGKNLKELGELLNDHFKQVIGGVHLLPFYPSSADRGFAPTTYENVDAPFGDWEDIKRLSQDFYLMFDFMINHISRSSAYFQDFVQHKDASPYADLFIRYKDFWPNGEPTQEEVDLIYKRKPRAPYIDVEFKDGTTEKVWCTFDEEQVDLNLHSDVTQQFVRENLIRLSEKGASIIRLDAFAYATKKRGTNCFFVEPEIWDMLGEAQEILKPYGVDVLPEIHEHYSIQLKLAEKDHWVYDFALPMLVLHALYSGNSKRLTHWLNICPRKQFTTLDTHDGIGVVDAKGLMTDEEIEETKNNLFSKGANIKRVYNTAAYNNLDIYQLNCTYYSALGNNDDAYVLARAIQFFAPGIPQVYYVGLLAGENDIALLEETKVGRNINRHYYSQEEVIENLERPVLKRLFQLMKFRNSYPAFDGEIKIVEAGNSDQLEIEWEKGGYRVLLKANVRTHAFTVDYVDLEKGSLVRLTGV from the coding sequence GTGTCCATCAAAAATGAAATTATGCTTATTACTTATGCAGACAGCATGGGGAAGAATTTGAAAGAGCTGGGGGAACTGCTAAACGACCATTTTAAACAGGTTATCGGTGGCGTCCATTTGCTTCCTTTTTATCCGTCTTCGGCAGACCGTGGCTTTGCTCCGACGACCTATGAGAACGTTGATGCACCCTTTGGTGACTGGGAAGATATTAAACGGCTGTCTCAGGACTTTTACCTCATGTTTGATTTTATGATTAATCATATCTCTCGCAGCTCGGCGTATTTTCAGGACTTTGTCCAACATAAAGACGCTTCGCCGTACGCCGACTTGTTTATCCGGTACAAGGATTTTTGGCCGAATGGAGAGCCCACTCAGGAAGAAGTGGATTTGATTTATAAAAGAAAGCCACGTGCGCCTTATATTGATGTCGAGTTTAAGGATGGTACGACGGAAAAGGTATGGTGTACCTTTGATGAGGAACAGGTGGATCTTAATCTGCACTCGGACGTGACCCAGCAATTTGTCAGAGAAAACCTGATTCGTTTGTCTGAAAAGGGTGCTTCGATCATCCGACTCGATGCTTTTGCATATGCTACCAAAAAAAGAGGAACCAATTGTTTCTTCGTGGAGCCTGAAATTTGGGACATGCTTGGTGAAGCACAGGAGATATTGAAGCCTTACGGCGTCGATGTTCTGCCGGAGATTCATGAGCATTACTCCATTCAGTTGAAGCTTGCTGAAAAGGATCATTGGGTTTACGATTTTGCCCTACCTATGTTGGTGCTGCACGCATTGTATAGCGGTAATAGTAAGCGTCTCACTCACTGGCTGAACATCTGTCCGAGAAAGCAGTTTACTACGCTGGATACGCATGATGGAATTGGAGTCGTTGATGCCAAGGGCTTAATGACGGATGAAGAGATCGAAGAGACCAAAAATAATCTGTTCTCCAAGGGAGCTAACATTAAAAGGGTATACAATACGGCCGCCTATAATAACCTGGATATCTATCAACTCAACTGTACGTATTATTCAGCACTCGGCAACAACGATGATGCCTATGTACTGGCTAGAGCCATTCAGTTTTTTGCACCGGGCATCCCCCAAGTCTATTATGTAGGGCTGCTGGCAGGTGAAAATGACATCGCGCTATTGGAAGAAACGAAGGTAGGTCGTAACATTAACCGGCATTACTATTCCCAAGAGGAAGTCATTGAAAACCTGGAAAGACCCGTTTTGAAGCGATTGTTTCAGTTGATGAAATTCCGCAATTCCTATCCTGCTTTTGATGGTGAAATCAAAATCGTAGAAGCTGGAAATTCCGATCAGTTGGAAATCGAATGGGAAAAAGGAGGCTATCGTGTCCTTCTGAAAGCCAACGTGCGGACTCATGCATTTACAGTTGATTATGTAGATCTGGAAAAAGGGTCCCTTGTGCGTCTGACAGGCGTTTAA
- a CDS encoding PilZ domain-containing protein has product MISTIVGLIILMIVVCLVNGIIHFIDLKKQLGMKELEKKEIKKLLEEANSKLNRREAFRLGIPDEGCAFEFLHFGDETLARLTHRKGIGKIQDISVKGLKLICDYDLPLKKPVLIQVEFELNKEPFVLQAHLIRKEAHISQPFITYGLVFAEMSSSDQERLVYCINQRVLKTAAPTTPTPVV; this is encoded by the coding sequence ATGATATCCACCATCGTAGGTCTTATCATTTTGATGATCGTTGTATGCTTGGTCAATGGAATTATTCATTTCATAGATTTAAAAAAACAATTGGGTATGAAGGAACTGGAGAAAAAGGAAATTAAGAAGTTGCTGGAGGAAGCCAACAGCAAGTTGAATCGGCGGGAAGCCTTTCGCTTGGGTATTCCGGATGAGGGCTGTGCGTTTGAGTTTTTACATTTTGGAGATGAGACTCTGGCAAGGCTTACTCATAGAAAAGGGATCGGTAAAATACAAGACATTAGCGTGAAGGGGCTAAAGCTGATTTGCGATTATGATCTGCCTTTGAAAAAACCAGTTCTCATTCAGGTTGAATTTGAGCTAAATAAAGAGCCTTTTGTCTTGCAGGCACATTTAATCCGAAAAGAGGCGCATATTAGCCAGCCTTTTATAACCTATGGGCTTGTGTTTGCTGAAATGAGTTCCAGCGATCAGGAAAGGTTGGTGTACTGCATTAATCAGCGTGTTTTAAAAACCGCAGCTCCCACTACACCTACACCTGTGGTATAA
- a CDS encoding MFS transporter has translation MSNKLSLKEKLSYGLSDTAYNLVFTVVSTYLMFYYTDVAGLSLESVGLLFLIVRVLDAFASPIFGILIDRTNSKYGKARPWFLWLAIPFGIITVLSFAVGYFDDSYKLVYAYITYILLNTIFAGINVPISAMLPSLTANPLERSSANMFRNIGGQIGVLVSGVVALPLVIFFGGGTNQKGFIFTMGIFSVLSVIMFLLTFTHTRERVQYDQGKPVPFRDSIKALLPNFPWWMLALTNFVIFIGVVAKGSTMIFFFKYNMGNEGMSSLANGINAGAMIIGMLLVPFIVKKMKNRNVVLIGLLISILGQIVMWTGSMEPSVALTLFGVALGSFGLGAAQSTVFVMFADTVDFGEWKFGVRAQGLLTAAGTIGIQFGAGIAGALTSRILAKGGFVANMVQTESALQAITTNFVWIPAIAFAICMLFIYMYRIDFVQSQMRAELTERRAAQ, from the coding sequence ATGAGCAATAAGTTAAGCCTCAAAGAGAAGTTAAGTTATGGTCTGAGTGATACCGCTTACAATTTAGTATTCACCGTTGTTTCAACATATCTTATGTTTTACTACACCGATGTTGCAGGGCTAAGCCTCGAATCTGTCGGACTCTTATTTTTAATTGTCCGTGTACTGGATGCTTTTGCTAGTCCAATCTTCGGGATTCTCATTGATAGAACCAATTCAAAGTATGGTAAAGCACGGCCCTGGTTTCTATGGTTGGCAATTCCATTCGGGATTATCACGGTGCTGTCTTTTGCTGTAGGTTATTTCGATGATTCTTATAAACTGGTGTATGCCTATATTACCTACATTTTACTGAACACTATCTTTGCGGGTATCAATGTACCGATTTCGGCGATGCTACCCAGTCTCACTGCGAATCCATTGGAAAGAAGCTCCGCCAATATGTTTCGTAATATCGGTGGACAGATTGGTGTATTGGTATCAGGTGTGGTTGCTCTTCCATTGGTCATTTTTTTTGGAGGGGGAACGAACCAAAAGGGATTTATATTCACTATGGGGATATTCTCCGTGTTATCCGTAATTATGTTTCTATTAACGTTTACGCATACAAGAGAGCGTGTTCAATATGATCAGGGTAAACCGGTTCCTTTCCGAGATAGCATTAAGGCGCTCTTGCCCAATTTTCCATGGTGGATGCTTGCACTGACTAATTTTGTAATCTTTATCGGCGTAGTGGCAAAAGGATCTACCATGATATTCTTCTTTAAATATAATATGGGAAACGAAGGAATGAGCTCGCTTGCCAATGGGATTAATGCAGGTGCCATGATCATCGGTATGTTGCTAGTTCCATTTATTGTGAAGAAAATGAAGAACCGAAATGTGGTTTTGATCGGGTTGCTGATCAGTATTCTGGGACAGATTGTGATGTGGACGGGTTCGATGGAGCCTTCTGTTGCTCTTACACTGTTTGGTGTTGCTCTGGGATCGTTCGGTTTAGGGGCTGCACAAAGTACGGTTTTTGTTATGTTTGCTGATACTGTCGATTTTGGAGAATGGAAGTTTGGTGTCAGAGCCCAAGGTCTGTTAACGGCAGCCGGAACGATCGGAATTCAGTTTGGCGCAGGGATTGCAGGAGCTTTAACATCCAGAATTCTGGCTAAGGGAGGGTTTGTAGCTAACATGGTGCAGACAGAGTCTGCATTGCAGGCCATTACAACTAATTTTGTCTGGATTCCTGCGATTGCATTTGCGATATGTATGCTCTTCATTTATATGTACCGGATTGACTTTGTCCAAAGCCAAATGCGTGCAGAGCTGACTGAAAGAAGAGCGGCTCAGTAA
- a CDS encoding carbohydrate ABC transporter permease, with amino-acid sequence MNTGTKSRLFDGLNTVLVIVLCIVCLSPFLHVFAVSLSSNNPIMSGKVLLWPVEISFEAYKRVLGDVSMLRSLIFTVLLTALYTVLCMLMTIAAAYPLMKPGLQGRKAIMLIIVFTMFFSGGIIPEYILMKELHLTNSVWALILPHLINPFNLIIMISFFQSIPRSLEEAAEIDGSSHFGILVRIILPLSMPVIAALSLFYAVSRWNGFMDSLFYITDPEMYPLQLKLYQLVMNNMANDIMQMEGLRMVELLPESLKAASVVFSTLPILLVYPWMQRYFVSGIMLGAVKE; translated from the coding sequence GTGAACACCGGAACCAAAAGCCGTCTGTTCGACGGTCTGAATACCGTACTTGTCATTGTATTATGCATTGTGTGTTTATCCCCTTTTTTACATGTATTCGCGGTGTCGCTAAGCTCCAATAACCCGATTATGTCCGGCAAAGTGCTGCTATGGCCTGTCGAGATCAGCTTTGAGGCTTATAAAAGGGTGCTTGGCGACGTCAGCATGCTGCGTTCTCTGATCTTCACCGTGCTATTAACTGCACTGTATACGGTGCTGTGCATGCTGATGACCATTGCTGCTGCCTATCCGCTGATGAAGCCCGGCCTTCAAGGGAGAAAAGCAATCATGCTGATCATCGTTTTTACGATGTTTTTCAGTGGCGGGATTATTCCCGAATACATTCTCATGAAGGAGCTGCATCTGACCAACTCGGTATGGGCACTGATTCTGCCCCATCTGATCAATCCGTTTAACCTGATTATTATGATCAGCTTTTTCCAGTCCATTCCGAGAAGCCTGGAAGAAGCGGCTGAAATTGATGGAAGCAGTCACTTCGGCATTTTGGTGCGAATTATTTTACCGTTGTCGATGCCCGTCATTGCTGCACTCAGCCTGTTCTATGCGGTGAGCCGCTGGAATGGCTTTATGGACAGCCTCTTTTACATTACCGACCCGGAGATGTACCCGCTCCAGCTCAAGCTGTACCAGCTCGTCATGAACAATATGGCAAATGACATTATGCAAATGGAAGGACTGCGGATGGTCGAGCTGCTGCCTGAAAGTCTCAAGGCCGCCAGTGTGGTCTTTTCCACCCTGCCGATCCTGCTGGTGTATCCGTGGATGCAGCGATATTTTGTATCAGGCATCATGCTGGGTGCCGTTAAGGAATGA
- a CDS encoding alpha/beta hydrolase family protein, with product MSLQYIETSVHGLTLRGTAHIPETLKGGKYPTVIMFHGFGANRIEYFYSFVQISRLLEKHGIAAVRFDFGGHGESEGDFYDVTISGEVEEGKAIVNYVRQLEFVDSSRVSLMGMSLGSVVASIVAGDLSKDIHSLCMWSPAATVTDEINNKKTIQGQSISSMDQQGYFDFNSLRLGPGFIEDVASLDIYTRASSFKGNVAIIHGDQDFIAPIQYAYQYEQAYSQPISIQIIEGADHSWGNVPHREELFRNTLDFFEKNAK from the coding sequence ATGTCATTACAATATATTGAAACTTCTGTTCATGGGTTGACGCTAAGAGGAACAGCTCATATTCCTGAGACCCTCAAGGGTGGCAAATATCCTACTGTGATTATGTTTCATGGGTTCGGGGCTAACCGGATCGAATATTTTTACTCATTTGTCCAAATTTCGCGCCTTCTTGAAAAGCATGGGATTGCAGCTGTGCGGTTTGATTTTGGAGGGCATGGCGAAAGCGAGGGTGATTTTTACGATGTGACCATTTCCGGAGAGGTGGAAGAGGGAAAGGCCATCGTTAACTATGTTCGACAGCTTGAATTTGTGGATTCGTCTCGTGTCAGTCTAATGGGTATGAGCTTAGGGAGCGTGGTTGCCAGTATAGTAGCTGGTGATTTGTCTAAAGACATTCACTCTTTATGTATGTGGTCCCCTGCGGCAACCGTAACCGATGAAATCAATAACAAGAAAACGATTCAGGGACAATCGATTTCTTCTATGGATCAACAGGGGTACTTTGATTTCAACAGTTTGCGCCTTGGACCGGGATTCATTGAGGATGTAGCCAGCTTGGATATTTACACCAGAGCCTCAAGTTTTAAAGGAAATGTCGCCATTATTCATGGAGATCAGGACTTTATAGCGCCTATCCAATATGCCTATCAATATGAACAAGCCTATTCACAGCCCATTAGCATTCAGATCATTGAAGGTGCCGACCATTCATGGGGTAATGTACCTCATCGGGAAGAGCTGTTCAGAAATACGTTAGATTTCTTTGAAAAGAACGCTAAATAA
- a CDS encoding LacI family DNA-binding transcriptional regulator yields MKPKIEDVAKRAGVSPTTVSRVMNNRGYISEKTRSLVYNAMEELNYVPNEMARSLLSKQSNIIGLIFPTVSNPFYAELIFHIELACEELGYKVFLCNSLKSAEKEANYLSMLLRNQVDGIIVGSHNRGVFERVNSSFPIVSMDQYISEEAVVVSSDNYLGGKLATEHLIHKGCQKIIHINGPYMLQTDTHLRLEAYQKTMENHGLESIFYEVPRSFDQELYKQIIHQIFSEHPDVDGIFASDDILAANVYFEALKIGRRVPETLKVVGYDGTETAQAFMPQLTTIRQPIQLMARQAVGILNKRINGQDYTGDLNPLLPVHLILGQTT; encoded by the coding sequence TTGAAACCAAAAATAGAAGATGTAGCAAAGCGTGCGGGTGTTTCTCCAACGACGGTTTCCAGAGTCATGAATAACAGGGGATATATCAGTGAAAAGACACGTTCGTTAGTATACAACGCTATGGAAGAGCTGAATTATGTACCGAACGAAATGGCCAGATCGCTGTTATCCAAACAAAGCAACATTATAGGATTGATTTTTCCAACCGTAAGTAATCCCTTTTATGCGGAACTGATATTTCATATTGAACTCGCTTGCGAGGAGCTGGGGTATAAGGTTTTTTTGTGCAACAGTTTGAAAAGTGCAGAGAAGGAAGCCAATTATTTGAGCATGCTGCTGCGGAACCAAGTGGATGGAATTATTGTCGGTAGTCATAACAGGGGTGTATTTGAGCGAGTAAACTCTTCATTCCCGATTGTCTCCATGGACCAGTATATTTCTGAAGAGGCGGTGGTCGTTTCTTCGGATAACTATTTGGGTGGGAAGCTGGCAACGGAACATTTAATTCATAAAGGCTGTCAAAAAATCATTCATATCAATGGGCCGTACATGCTGCAAACCGATACACATTTGCGTTTGGAGGCCTACCAAAAAACGATGGAGAATCACGGGCTGGAGTCCATTTTTTACGAAGTTCCAAGGTCTTTTGATCAAGAATTATATAAACAAATCATTCACCAGATTTTTAGTGAGCATCCGGATGTGGATGGTATTTTTGCGAGTGATGATATCTTGGCGGCAAACGTTTATTTTGAAGCCTTGAAGATAGGTAGACGTGTGCCGGAAACGTTGAAAGTTGTTGGATATGATGGGACAGAGACTGCCCAAGCCTTTATGCCACAGTTAACCACCATTCGTCAGCCCATTCAGCTAATGGCCCGGCAAGCCGTAGGAATTTTGAACAAACGAATTAATGGACAGGACTATACGGGGGACCTAAATCCGCTGCTCCCGGTCCATTTGATCCTTGGGCAGACAACCTAA
- a CDS encoding HD-GYP domain-containing protein, protein MENVLVSCLTRLLSKDKQLYEHCLRVGNMAKRIAPYLDFNDQQTRKFVIGCCIHDVGKMLLPDDILNKSAPLNEEEWKVMRLHPLLGTQLILREGMLDQDIVDIVRFHHERWDGQGYPFGISGDKIPPMARMCSIMDAFDSMISDRPYRRGMSIQEAKEELWRHIGTQFDLLYVERFLHLPEDLSSALGQ, encoded by the coding sequence TATCCAAAGATAAACAATTGTATGAACACTGCCTACGGGTGGGCAATATGGCTAAGCGGATAGCTCCTTACCTGGATTTTAATGACCAGCAGACACGGAAATTCGTCATAGGTTGTTGCATTCACGATGTTGGAAAAATGCTGCTGCCGGATGACATTTTGAATAAATCAGCTCCTTTAAATGAAGAAGAGTGGAAAGTGATGAGGCTCCACCCCCTGTTGGGTACCCAGCTTATTTTAAGAGAGGGCATGCTCGACCAGGATATTGTAGATATCGTCCGATTTCACCATGAACGCTGGGATGGACAGGGCTATCCGTTTGGCATAAGTGGTGACAAAATTCCACCTATGGCTCGAATGTGTTCCATCATGGATGCATTTGATAGTATGATTTCCGATCGACCGTATCGCCGGGGCATGTCCATTCAGGAGGCCAAAGAGGAGCTTTGGCGTCACATTGGAACACAATTTGATTTGCTATATGTTGAACGCTTTTTGCATCTGCCTGAGGACCTGTCGAGTGCCCTTGGACAATAA
- a CDS encoding extracellular solute-binding protein, whose amino-acid sequence MYKQFRLRTKGYGLNGNSSTSKRATRDWKKGLALLLTSAFAIGALAGCAGGTSESESSANAQTPASGTKLKIEVFERGEAPAGVTVTDNHWTRYAQQQFGDPNGIKLSYVPVPRSEDVQKLNVMMASGEVPDIIFTYDENLVYKYAQQGGLHELGQLLDEHGPNLKAYLGKDTLAYGMFDGKQYAIPAKRMNVGKYASFIRQDWLDELKLPMPQTTEEVYKTLKAFKEKKPGNSGDQVIPLGFSLTPASYEPIVWGMTDELNEEQRITLTHQLGSRDYPTLLPGHKEALRFMNKLYLEGLMSPDFALDKEKKKLNQDIQTGKVGMFGADGVEPLQNVYTNLQANVPGAKLSALDPYTNNAGKHHKPLYKPAGEWSRQAMDRQGHPVTRAQAASGKES is encoded by the coding sequence GTGTACAAGCAGTTCAGGCTCAGGACCAAAGGCTACGGATTAAACGGGAACTCCAGCACAAGCAAGCGAGCCACTCGCGACTGGAAAAAGGGATTGGCACTCCTGCTGACCTCGGCCTTCGCCATTGGTGCACTGGCCGGATGCGCTGGCGGAACATCGGAAAGCGAAAGCTCTGCCAATGCGCAAACGCCAGCATCTGGCACGAAGTTGAAAATCGAAGTGTTCGAGCGCGGGGAAGCTCCCGCTGGCGTAACCGTCACCGACAATCACTGGACACGCTATGCCCAGCAGCAGTTCGGCGATCCGAACGGCATTAAGCTGTCCTATGTACCTGTGCCACGCTCAGAGGACGTGCAAAAGCTGAACGTCATGATGGCCTCGGGTGAGGTACCTGATATCATTTTTACGTATGACGAAAATTTGGTGTACAAATATGCTCAGCAAGGTGGCCTGCATGAACTGGGGCAACTACTCGATGAGCACGGCCCGAACCTGAAAGCCTATCTGGGCAAGGACACACTGGCCTATGGCATGTTCGACGGCAAGCAGTACGCCATTCCGGCCAAACGGATGAACGTCGGCAAGTACGCCTCTTTTATCCGTCAGGACTGGCTGGACGAGCTAAAGCTGCCTATGCCGCAAACAACAGAGGAAGTGTACAAGACACTTAAAGCCTTTAAGGAGAAAAAGCCCGGTAACAGCGGCGATCAAGTCATCCCTCTCGGATTTTCCCTGACCCCCGCTTCCTATGAGCCTATCGTATGGGGCATGACGGATGAACTGAATGAGGAACAACGCATAACGTTGACCCATCAGCTTGGTTCGCGTGATTACCCTACCCTGCTGCCGGGTCACAAGGAAGCACTGCGTTTTATGAACAAGCTGTATTTGGAAGGGCTGATGAGCCCGGATTTTGCACTGGACAAGGAAAAAAAGAAGCTCAATCAGGATATTCAAACCGGTAAGGTCGGCATGTTCGGGGCAGATGGCGTCGAGCCGCTCCAAAATGTGTATACCAATCTGCAAGCCAATGTCCCCGGAGCCAAGCTGTCTGCACTGGACCCGTATACCAACAATGCTGGCAAGCATCACAAACCGCTCTACAAGCCTGCGGGCGAATGGAGTCGCCAAGCGATGGACAGGCAAGGGCATCCTGTAACACGTGCGCAAGCCGCATCAGGAAAGGAGTCGTAG